In Henningerozyma blattae CBS 6284 chromosome 7, complete genome, a single genomic region encodes these proteins:
- the KAP104 gene encoding Kap104p (similar to Saccharomyces cerevisiae KAP104 (YBR017C); ancestral locus Anc_3.181), with translation MSWSPDNTSVLQLSTLLKDSMSPDQTQRNHAMESLDQFKLQPEYLNYLCYILIEGESNDLLKQNFSSMELQNNRATSGILLKNSMLTPQSFDINYVKSNIIHGLYNSTNTLITNVTGIVITTLFSTYYRQNRDDQTGMQLLSQLLELTSKGNEPSIKALSKIMEDSAQFFQLDWSGNIKPMEILIDHFIQFITNPANDSNIIRSESIKCINNIIPLQNQIFLSRLDEYLNIIFTLAQNVEDDLVRTQICITFATILEFRPDKLISHLSGIIQFMLHIIGSVKDEKVAIEACEFLYTLATNSNIPQHILQPYIDTVVPVLLSKMVYNDESILILESSNDDDAFQEDKDEDIKPMAPRIVKKKDNSQGGDDDDDEGDDDDDGGDVDLQWNLRKCSAATLDILTNLLPHDVMNIAFPFLREHLTSDKWFIREATVLALGAMAEGGIKYFDDQLPTLIPFLVQQLKDQWAPVRKITCWTLSRFSTWILKDHTEFLMPVIEEIIKTLMDKKKDVQEAAISSVAVFIENCDAELVETLLYTQLLTNFDQCFKFYKKKNLIILYDAVGRFSEKVELDDNAMNMILPHLINKWTSLPDNDKELWPLLECLSCVASSLGSKFLPMAPEVYNRAFRILCSCIELETKSQADPSIVVPEKDFIITSLDMIDGLVQGLGQDSQPLLFPNDGQDRVLLQVMLTCLQDSVHEVRQSAFALLGDIVYFLDANLLSTTLPQFLKLIGMELVHNDDSDGIPALINSIWSLGLISERIELRDYIIDLSKVLLDLFTSTQQILDRSVLENAAITIGRMAMTHPEVFASGVFANDLIWSKWCDSVDKLDILEEKSSAYMGFIKIVNVTGDQVQMSSKTLSKIIRGLSTNVDSSVFAQDVYTFLVKYQSIIGTLSLSPEEISFLQNFNG, from the coding sequence ATGTCATGGTCGCCTGATAACACTTCGGTGTTACAATTATCTACTCTATTGAAAGACTCCATGTCTCCAGATCAAACTCAAAGAAACCATGCCATGGAATCATTGGATCAATTCAAATTACAAccagaatatttaaattatctttgTTATATCTTAATTGAAGGTGAATCTAAcgatttattaaaacaaaacttCTCTTCCATGGAACTTCAGAATAATAGAGCCACGTCAGGTattctattgaaaaattccatGCTAACTCCACAATCATTCGATATCAATTAtgttaaatcaaatatcaTCCATGGTCTTTATAACTCCACAAATACTCTTATTACAAACGTCACAGGGATCGTCATCACAACTTTGTTTTCCACTTATTATAGACAGAATAGAGATGATCAAACTGGTATGCAATTATTATCACAATTATTGGAATTGACTTCAAAGGGAAATGAACCAAGTATTAAAGCACTCTCCAAGATAATGGAAGATAGCGCtcaatttttccaattagATTGGTCAGGAAATATTAAGCCAATGGAAATCTTAATCGATCATttcattcaattcattaCAAACCCTGCCAATGATTCAAATATCATTAGATCAGAATCCATCAAatgtattaataatatcattcctttacaaaatcaaattttctTATCGAGATTggatgaatatttaaacatCATCTTCACATTGGCTCAAAACGTCGAAGATGATTTAGTTAGAACTCAAATATGTATCACTTTTGCTACAATTCTAGAATTTAGAcctgataaattaatatctcACTTATCAggaattattcaattcatgCTACATATCATTGGTTCAGTCAAGGATGAAAAAGTTGCCATTGAAGCTTgtgaatttttatatactttggccactaattcaaatattccaCAACATATTTTACAACCTTATATTGATACAGTGGTTCCAGTTCTTTTAAGTAAAATGGTTTATAATGATGAATCCATTTTAATCCTGGAATCCTCAAACGATGATGATGCCTTCCAAGAAgataaagatgaagatattaaGCCAATGGCTCCTCGTATTGTAAAGAAAAAGGATAACTCACAAGGTGGtgatgacgatgatgatgaaggtGATGACGATGACGATGGTGGTGATGTAGACTTACAATGGAATTTAAGAAAATGTTCTGCTGCTACTTTAGATATTctaacaaatttattaccTCATGATGTAATGAATATTGCCTTCCCATTCTTAAGAGAGCATTTGACTTCAGACAAGTGGTTTATTAGAGAAGCTACTGTATTGGCCTTAGGTGCTATGGCTGAAGGGGGGATTAAATATTTCGATGATCAATTACCTACTTTGATTCCATTCTTGGTtcaacaattaaaagatcAATGGGCTCCTGTTCGTAAAATCACCTGTTGGACTTTAAGTAGATTTTCTACTTGGATCTTAAAGGATCACACTGAATTTTTAATGCCAGtcattgaagaaattatcaaaacATTAATGGATAAGAAGAAAGATGTTCAAGAAGCTGCCATTAGTAGCGTCGCTGTTTTCATTGAAAATTGTGATGCTGAATTAGTGGAAACTTTGTTGTATACtcaattattaacaaatttCGATcaatgttttaaattttacaaaaaaaagaatttaattattcttTATGACGCTGTTGGTAGATTTTCTGAAAAAGTTGAATTGGATGATAATGCAATGAATATGATCTTACCACATCTAATTAACAAATGGACTTCATTACCTGATAACGACAAAGAATTATGGCCTTTATTGGAATGTTTATCATGTGTCGCATCATCTTTGGGTTCCAAATTTTTACCAATGGCTCCTGAGGTTTACAACAGAGCTTTCAGAATTCTATGTAGTTGTATTGAATTGGAAACTAAATCTCAAGCTGATCCTAGCATTGTGGTACCAGAAAAGGATTTCATAATCACTTCTTTAGATATGATTGATGGTTTGGTGCAAGGTTTAGGCCAAGATTCACAACCTTTACTTTTCCCAAATGACGGTCAAGATAGAGTTTTATTACAGGTTATGTTGACTTGTTTACAAGATTCGGTGCATGAAGTTAGACAAAGTGCCTTTGCTTTATTAGGTGATATCGTATATTTCTTGGATGCTAATCTGTTATCCACTACATTGCctcaatttttgaaattaattggTATGGAATTAGTACACAATGATGATTCAGATGGTATACCtgctttaattaattctatttGGTCATTAGGCTTAATCTCTGAACGTATAGAGTTGAGAGATTATATAATCGATCTTTCAAAAGTACTATTAGATTTATTCACTTCAACCCAACAAATATTGGATCGTTCTGTTTTGGAAAATGCTGCAATTACAATAGGCAGAATGGCAATGACCCATCCAGAAGTCTTTGCATCTGGAGTTTTTGctaatgatttaatttggTCTAAATGGTGTGATTCAGTGGACAAATTGGATATCCTAGAAGAAAAGAGTAGTGCTTATATGGGGTTCATTAAGATCGTTAATGTTACTGGTGATCAAGTACAAATGTCTTCAAAAACTTTGAGCAAGATCATAAGAGGATTATCTACCAATGTAGACTCATCAGTTTTTGCTCAAGATGTGTATACTTTCCTTGTAAAATACCAAAGCATCATAGGAACTCTTTCCCTATCACCTGAAGAAATATCTTTCTTACAAAACTTTAACGgttaa